One genomic segment of Vagococcus intermedius includes these proteins:
- the infC gene encoding translation initiation factor IF-3, translating to MTIAKDMMVNDGIRARELRLISDTGEQLGVKTKAEALKMAEDANLDLVVVAPTAKPPVARIMDYGKYRFEQQKKSREARKNQKVINVKEVRLSPTIDSNDFNTKLRQARKFLEKGDKVKASIRFRGRAITHKQIGQDVLMRFADENKDLADIEQKPKMDGRSMFLMLAPKTEK from the coding sequence ATGACCATAGCAAAGGATATGATGGTAAACGACGGTATTCGTGCACGTGAACTGCGATTAATCTCAGATACAGGCGAACAATTGGGCGTTAAAACTAAAGCTGAAGCCTTAAAAATGGCGGAAGATGCGAACTTAGATTTAGTAGTAGTTGCACCCACAGCGAAACCACCAGTAGCCCGCATCATGGATTACGGTAAGTATCGTTTTGAGCAACAAAAAAAATCGCGTGAGGCTCGTAAAAACCAAAAAGTAATTAACGTTAAGGAAGTAAGATTAAGTCCGACAATCGATAGTAATGATTTTAATACAAAATTACGCCAAGCACGCAAGTTTCTTGAAAAAGGAGATAAAGTGAAAGCTTCAATCCGTTTCAGAGGCCGTGCCATTACTCACAAACAAATTGGTCAGGATGTCTTAATGCGTTTTGCTGACGAAAACAAAGATTTAGCCGACATTGAACAAAAACCAAAAATGGACGGCAGAAGCATGTTTCTTATGTTAGCACCAAAAACAGAAAAGTAA
- a CDS encoding ABC transporter ATP-binding protein, giving the protein MEQAILEIDRITKVYGTKLNPVRVLEDISFSIDQGEFVGIMGPSGAGKTTLLNLISTIDRPTTGKILINQTDVTRMREKKLTTFRREQLGFIFQDFNLLESLNVKDNILLPLALERIRYQEMMERVTYVTKILGIEHLLDKAIVDISIGQKQRVAAARALITQPKLILADEPTGSLDSKSATELLQYLTAVNQQEQATILMVTHDAFTASYCQRILFIKDGAIFSEIVRQGTRKEFFQKIMDMQTAIGGGISYDLY; this is encoded by the coding sequence ATGGAACAAGCTATTTTAGAAATCGATCGGATTACTAAAGTTTATGGGACAAAATTAAATCCGGTGAGAGTCTTGGAAGATATTTCTTTTTCGATTGATCAAGGTGAATTTGTAGGGATTATGGGGCCAAGTGGAGCAGGTAAAACGACCTTATTAAATTTAATTTCAACTATTGATCGACCAACAACTGGAAAAATTTTAATTAATCAAACGGACGTCACACGAATGCGTGAGAAAAAATTGACTACGTTTAGACGAGAGCAGTTAGGTTTCATTTTTCAAGATTTTAATTTGTTAGAGTCACTTAATGTAAAAGATAATATCTTGTTACCCTTAGCTTTGGAAAGAATAAGGTATCAAGAGATGATGGAAAGAGTGACATATGTCACTAAAATTTTAGGGATTGAGCATTTATTGGATAAGGCAATCGTGGATATTTCGATTGGTCAGAAACAACGTGTTGCGGCTGCCAGGGCTCTTATTACACAGCCTAAATTAATTTTAGCAGATGAGCCGACCGGCTCACTAGATTCAAAATCAGCAACGGAATTGTTACAATATTTAACAGCCGTTAATCAACAAGAGCAGGCCACTATTTTGATGGTAACTCATGATGCTTTTACCGCTAGTTATTGTCAAAGGATTTTATTTATTAAGGATGGGGCTATTTTTTCTGAAATCGTTCGTCAAGGAACTAGGAAAGAATTTTTTCAAAAAATAATGGACATGCAAACGGCGATTGGTGGAGGCATAAGCTATGATCTTTATTAG
- the nrdG gene encoding anaerobic ribonucleoside-triphosphate reductase activating protein produces MRHPKPKEWLSKEYSHHYYADYKPFNFVDGQGVRCSLYVSGCLFACPGCYNQAIQNFNYGNPYTKELEDQIITDLSQDYVQGMTLLGGEPFLNTEVCLSLVTRIRQEFGSDKDIWSWSGYTFEELLQESEDKLELLKMIDILVDGRFEQDLLDLNLQFRGSRNQRIIDVEKSLIMGEAVIWDQCVDGTTKFEKIAKGDMI; encoded by the coding sequence ATGCGTCATCCAAAACCAAAAGAGTGGTTATCAAAAGAATACAGTCACCATTATTATGCTGATTACAAACCTTTTAATTTTGTTGATGGTCAAGGAGTTCGCTGTAGCTTGTATGTCAGCGGGTGTTTATTTGCCTGTCCCGGTTGTTACAACCAAGCAATTCAAAATTTTAACTATGGTAATCCCTATACTAAAGAACTTGAGGATCAAATTATAACTGATTTAAGCCAAGACTATGTTCAAGGGATGACGTTACTAGGAGGAGAACCTTTCCTAAATACTGAGGTTTGTCTCTCCTTGGTAACCAGAATTCGTCAGGAATTTGGGAGCGATAAAGATATTTGGTCATGGAGTGGCTACACCTTTGAAGAGCTACTTCAAGAAAGTGAAGATAAATTAGAATTATTAAAGATGATTGATATTTTAGTTGATGGTCGTTTTGAACAAGACTTATTAGACTTGAATTTGCAGTTTCGTGGGAGTCGTAATCAACGAATTATTGATGTGGAAAAATCGTTAATAATGGGTGAAGCCGTCATTTGGGATCAATGTGTAGATGGCACAACTAAGTTTGAAAAAATTGCTAAAGGTGACATGATATAA
- the nrdD gene encoding anaerobic ribonucleoside-triphosphate reductase encodes MGLNVQNNTNVFIIDNKLKQMKVVKRDGRLVEFDPQKIYDALLKAEEKISGEVSLESAEKIQHIVTLVIKEIAERFNDNVKIYEVQNVVEHFLLAEQSHDLAQEYINYRTNRDFERTQATDINVTIGKLLDKDQTVVNENANKDSDVFNTQRDLTAGIVGKSIGLKMLPAHISNAHQKGDIHYHDLDYHPYTPMTNCCLIDFSGMLNEGFKIGNADVEKPRSIQTATAQISQIIANVASSQYGGCSADRIDELLAPFAKCNYQKHLQDAKEWISDETQHDAYAKAKTSKDIYDAMQSLEYEINTLFTSNGQTPFTSLGFGLGTNWFEREIQKSILKIRIEGLGQEHRTAIFPKLIFSMKKGVNLMKEDPNYDVKELALECATKRMYPDVLNYDKLVELTGSFKAPMGCRSFLQGWQDENGQEVNSGRMNLGVVTLNLPRIALESNGNQATFWRILEERLDIMKDALVYRIERCKEATPANAPILYMYGAFGKRLKRHEEVNELFKNKRATVSMGYIGLYEVASEFFGGQWETKPEAKEFTLDIMRKLKGCADRWGNEYGYHFSVYSTPSESLTDRFCRLDREKFGVVENITDKEYYTNSFHYDVRKNPTPFEKLEFEKDYPKYCSGGFIHYCEYPVLQQNPKALEAVWDYAYDRVGYLGTNTPIDRCYDCGYEGEFKPTARGFECPQCGNRDPKSCDVVKRTCGYLGNPQARPMVNGRHKEISSRVKHLK; translated from the coding sequence ATGGGGTTAAATGTTCAAAATAATACAAATGTTTTTATTATAGATAATAAATTGAAGCAGATGAAAGTCGTGAAACGTGATGGCCGGTTGGTTGAATTTGATCCACAAAAAATATATGATGCTTTACTAAAAGCAGAAGAAAAAATTTCAGGCGAAGTAAGTTTAGAATCTGCCGAAAAAATACAGCACATTGTTACCTTAGTTATCAAAGAAATTGCTGAACGTTTTAATGATAATGTCAAAATATATGAGGTACAAAATGTTGTCGAGCATTTCTTATTAGCAGAACAGTCTCATGACTTAGCCCAAGAATATATTAATTACCGAACCAATCGTGATTTTGAGCGAACGCAAGCGACTGATATTAATGTCACTATTGGCAAGCTTTTAGATAAAGATCAAACGGTGGTCAACGAAAATGCTAATAAAGATAGTGATGTTTTTAATACACAACGTGATTTAACAGCTGGTATTGTAGGGAAATCAATCGGGTTGAAAATGTTACCCGCTCATATTTCAAATGCCCATCAAAAAGGGGATATTCATTACCATGATTTAGATTACCATCCATATACACCAATGACTAACTGTTGTCTAATCGACTTTTCAGGTATGTTAAATGAAGGCTTCAAAATTGGGAATGCTGATGTGGAAAAACCGCGCTCTATCCAGACGGCGACAGCCCAAATCTCCCAAATTATTGCCAATGTTGCTTCTAGTCAGTATGGTGGCTGTTCGGCAGATCGTATCGATGAGTTATTAGCGCCTTTTGCCAAATGTAATTATCAAAAGCATTTGCAAGACGCTAAAGAGTGGATTAGTGATGAGACACAACATGATGCCTATGCTAAAGCTAAAACGAGTAAAGATATTTATGATGCCATGCAAAGTTTAGAATATGAGATTAATACGTTGTTTACCTCTAACGGGCAAACCCCTTTTACATCACTAGGGTTTGGTTTAGGAACAAACTGGTTTGAGCGTGAAATTCAAAAATCAATTTTAAAAATTAGAATAGAAGGTTTAGGTCAAGAACATCGGACAGCCATTTTTCCAAAACTAATTTTTTCGATGAAAAAAGGCGTCAATTTAATGAAAGAAGACCCTAATTATGATGTAAAAGAATTAGCTTTGGAATGTGCAACCAAAAGAATGTATCCGGATGTGCTAAATTATGATAAATTAGTTGAGTTGACAGGTAGTTTTAAAGCACCAATGGGCTGTCGCTCATTTTTACAAGGCTGGCAAGATGAAAACGGTCAAGAAGTTAATTCAGGTCGAATGAATCTAGGGGTTGTGACGCTTAACTTACCGAGAATTGCCTTAGAGTCAAATGGCAATCAAGCAACTTTCTGGCGTATTTTAGAAGAACGTTTAGACATTATGAAAGATGCCCTTGTCTACCGAATTGAACGTTGCAAAGAGGCTACACCAGCTAATGCGCCAATCTTATATATGTATGGGGCTTTTGGCAAACGTCTAAAACGTCATGAAGAAGTCAATGAGTTATTTAAAAATAAACGTGCCACTGTTTCAATGGGATATATTGGTTTATACGAAGTGGCTTCAGAATTTTTTGGTGGCCAATGGGAAACTAAGCCAGAAGCGAAAGAATTCACCTTAGATATTATGCGTAAATTAAAAGGGTGTGCTGATCGTTGGGGAAATGAATATGGCTATCATTTTAGTGTTTATTCAACACCAAGTGAAAGTCTAACAGATCGTTTCTGTCGCTTGGATCGTGAAAAATTTGGGGTTGTTGAAAATATTACTGATAAAGAGTATTACACCAATAGTTTCCATTACGATGTCCGTAAAAACCCTACCCCGTTTGAAAAGTTAGAGTTCGAAAAGGACTATCCTAAATATTGTTCAGGTGGGTTTATTCATTATTGTGAGTACCCAGTATTGCAACAAAATCCAAAAGCCTTAGAAGCTGTTTGGGATTATGCTTATGATCGTGTTGGATATTTGGGAACGAATACCCCAATCGATCGTTGTTATGATTGTGGCTACGAAGGTGAATTTAAGCCAACAGCTCGTGGGTTCGAATGTCCTCAATGTGGCAATCGCGATCCAAAATCATGCGATGTAGTTAAGAGAACCTGTGGCTATTTAGGTAACCCACAAGCCAGACCGATGGTAAATGGTCGTCACAAGGAAATTTCATCAAGAGTAAAACATTTAAAATAA
- a CDS encoding sensor histidine kinase, which yields MTLFKFLKDKRSILFIWLLFLCLTCLILWLTPSVHINWDAILYLFILQSLVLIVYLTLSFRKKKNWFQQLSEPAFNLSEPEYFEFQTLSEEHKLIANYLEDLMTQQQTVLEQQITAQQEQRDFIDSWVHEIKVPLASIKLITETIEEEIPERQFYQLENNTLKIESYVDQVLYYSRLDSFSRDYLIQESSLKQIIQPVIRQHANYFIEHNLHYAVEGPDFEVLTDKKWLAFILNQIISNAIKYTPDNGQITLKLSHNERGTWLEISDTGIGIALEDQRRVFDKGFTGQNGRNQTHRSTGLGLYLAKSLAKKLGHPIYLESTVDKGTTVSLLFPKIAYYTDGVEEKLL from the coding sequence ATGACACTATTCAAATTTTTAAAAGATAAACGTAGTATTTTATTTATATGGCTATTATTTCTTTGTCTCACTTGCTTAATACTATGGCTCACACCTAGCGTTCATATTAACTGGGATGCGATCCTTTACCTTTTTATTCTTCAATCTCTCGTGCTAATTGTGTATCTTACTTTAAGCTTTCGCAAGAAAAAAAACTGGTTTCAACAGTTATCAGAACCAGCTTTTAATTTATCGGAACCCGAATATTTTGAGTTTCAAACCCTATCTGAAGAACATAAATTAATTGCCAATTATCTAGAGGACTTGATGACTCAACAACAAACTGTGCTAGAGCAACAGATTACCGCTCAACAAGAACAACGTGATTTTATTGATAGCTGGGTTCATGAAATAAAAGTTCCTTTAGCCTCTATCAAACTTATCACGGAAACAATTGAGGAAGAGATTCCTGAACGTCAATTTTATCAACTGGAAAATAATACCCTAAAAATTGAAAGTTATGTCGATCAAGTACTATATTACTCCCGTTTAGATAGCTTTTCTCGTGATTATTTAATCCAAGAAAGCTCCTTAAAACAAATTATTCAACCTGTTATTAGACAACATGCCAATTACTTCATTGAGCACAATCTTCATTATGCGGTTGAAGGACCAGATTTTGAGGTGTTAACTGATAAAAAATGGCTCGCCTTTATTTTGAATCAAATTATCAGTAATGCGATTAAATATACGCCTGATAACGGTCAAATTACACTTAAACTCTCGCATAATGAGCGTGGTACTTGGTTGGAAATTAGTGATACCGGTATCGGGATTGCCCTTGAAGATCAACGACGTGTCTTCGATAAAGGTTTTACAGGTCAAAACGGTCGGAATCAGACCCACCGTTCAACCGGATTAGGACTTTATCTAGCTAAAAGTTTAGCAAAAAAATTAGGACATCCAATTTACCTAGAATCAACAGTTGATAAAGGAACAACCGTTAGCCTTTTATTTCCAAAAATAGCCTATTATACAGATGGTGTTGAAGAAAAATTACTATAA
- a CDS encoding response regulator transcription factor: MFKIMIVEDEENIRDLLSDALEKWNFQTYATTDFNLVLTDYLEQQPHLILLDINLPVYDGFYWCQKIRDISKVPIIFISSRNTNMDMIMAMNMGGDDFVNKPFSMDILIAKINALLRRTYNYSEQASEILEHNGILLNMENSTCQIQDTTVDLSKNEYKLLYHLMKNHGKILSREKLLRKLWDDERFVDDNTLTVNINRLRKKIEQAGIKNYIETKVGQGYIVP, encoded by the coding sequence ATGTTTAAAATTATGATTGTCGAAGACGAAGAAAATATTCGAGACTTATTAAGTGATGCCTTAGAAAAATGGAACTTTCAGACTTATGCCACCACGGATTTTAACTTAGTTTTAACTGACTACTTAGAACAACAGCCTCATCTGATTTTATTAGATATTAACTTACCTGTTTACGATGGCTTTTACTGGTGTCAAAAAATAAGAGATATTTCAAAAGTCCCTATTATTTTTATTTCTAGTCGTAATACCAATATGGATATGATTATGGCAATGAACATGGGTGGCGATGATTTTGTCAACAAACCGTTTTCTATGGATATTTTAATCGCTAAGATCAATGCGCTACTACGACGCACTTATAATTACAGCGAACAAGCCTCAGAAATTCTTGAACATAATGGGATATTGCTCAATATGGAAAATAGTACCTGTCAAATTCAAGATACCACCGTTGATTTGAGTAAAAATGAATACAAATTACTCTATCATTTAATGAAAAATCACGGGAAAATTTTAAGTCGTGAAAAACTACTACGAAAATTGTGGGATGACGAACGTTTTGTTGATGATAATACACTCACTGTTAATATTAATCGCTTGCGCAAAAAAATTGAACAAGCGGGGATTAAAAACTACATTGAAACCAAGGTTGGCCAAGGCTATATTGTCCCTTAG
- the rplT gene encoding 50S ribosomal protein L20, whose product MARVKGGTTTRQRRKKTLKLAKGYYGSKHTLYRTAKEQVMKSYSYAYRDRRQKKRDFRKLWIARINAAARMNGLSYSKMMHGLKLAEIDINRKMLADLAVNDAVAFTALADQAKDALAK is encoded by the coding sequence ATGGCACGTGTTAAAGGTGGTACTACAACCCGTCAACGTCGTAAAAAGACGCTTAAGTTAGCGAAAGGCTACTACGGTTCAAAACATACATTATATAGAACAGCGAAAGAACAAGTGATGAAATCTTATAGCTACGCTTATAGAGATCGTCGTCAGAAAAAACGTGATTTCCGTAAATTATGGATCGCACGTATCAACGCTGCTGCTCGTATGAATGGCTTAAGCTACAGCAAAATGATGCACGGCTTAAAATTAGCTGAAATCGACATCAACCGTAAAATGTTAGCTGATTTAGCAGTTAACGATGCAGTTGCTTTCACTGCTTTAGCTGACCAAGCTAAAGATGCATTAGCTAAATAA
- the rpmI gene encoding 50S ribosomal protein L35 translates to MPKQKTHRGLAKRVKRTGGGGLKRFRAFTSHRFHGKTKKQRRQLRKASMVSKGDYKRIRQQLARMK, encoded by the coding sequence ATGCCAAAACAAAAAACACACCGCGGTTTAGCTAAACGTGTAAAACGTACAGGTGGTGGCGGACTGAAAAGATTCCGTGCCTTCACTAGTCACCGTTTCCACGGAAAAACTAAAAAACAACGTCGTCAATTACGTAAAGCGTCAATGGTTTCAAAAGGCGATTACAAACGTATCCGTCAACAATTAGCTCGTATGAAATAA